One Candidatus Binatia bacterium DNA window includes the following coding sequences:
- a CDS encoding ribbon-helix-helix domain-containing protein, with translation MTKTISVRLDEKLVDAVDAAGESSQLGRSDVVREALQLWLRQRRIANKVRRHRDGYARQPVKPDEFPPVLGAQRWPK, from the coding sequence ATGACGAAGACGATTTCGGTTCGCCTTGATGAGAAGCTCGTGGATGCGGTCGATGCGGCCGGGGAGTCCAGCCAACTCGGGCGCTCTGACGTGGTACGAGAAGCGCTGCAGCTGTGGTTGCGGCAGCGACGCATTGCCAACAAGGTGCGGCGCCATCGCGACGGATACGCACGGCAGCCCGTGAAACCGGATGAATTTCCCCCGGTGCTTGGAGCGCAGCGGTGGCCAAAGTAA